TCTGTACAAGCGAATGCAGTAAACTGGGCAACGGTAAAATTCTGGAAACAAATGGGGTTAACTCGTGTGATTTTATCGCGTGAATTATCCATTGAAGAGATCGCTGAAATTCGCCAACATGTGCCAGATATCGAACTCGAAATTTTCGTACATGGTGCGTTATGTATGGCATATTCTGGCCGTTGCTTGCTTTCTGGCTATATCAACAAACGCGACCCAAACCAAGGTACTTGCACGAATGCTTGCCGTTGGGAATACAAAATGGAAGAAGGCACGACGGATGAAGTAGGCAACATCGTACCGAAAATCGATCCCGCTCAACAAATCGAAGTTAAAAATGTCGCGCCAACCTTAGGTGAAGGTGCAGTAACGGATAAAGTCTTCCTTTATACCGAATCACAAAAGCCAGATGAGCAAATGACGGCGTTTGAAGATGAGCACGGCACCTACTTTATGAACTCAAAAGATCTTCGTGCCGTACAACACGTGGAAAAATTGACCGCACTTGGTGTGCATTCTTTAAAAATTGAAGGTCGAACTAAATCATTCTATTACTGTGCAAGAACCGCACAGGTTTACCGCAAAGCCATTGACGATGCAGCAGCGGGAAAACCATTTGATGAAAGCCTAATGGATACGTTGGAATCCCTTGCGCATCGTGGTTATACCGAAGGTTTCTTACGTCGCCATACGCACGATGAATACCAAAATTACGAATACGGCTACTCTATTTCTGAACGCCAACAATTTGTCGGTGAATTTACCGGTAAACGTAATGAACAAGGTATGGCTGAAGTAGCAGTGAAAAACAAATTCTTGCTTGGTGATGAAGTGGAAATGATGACGCCACAGGGCAACATCATCTTTAAGATTGAAAAAATGCTCAATCGCAAAAACGAAAATGTGGAAGCTGCACTTGGCGATGGTCACTTTGTCTTTTTAGATGTGCCACAAGACGTCCAACTTGATTATGCATTGTTGATGCGTAACTTGGTCAACACCAACACGCGCAATCCACATTATTGATTTGTTAAAAAATTGTTGCATTTGTTAATGAATGAACTATAATGTACCCCATACCTGATTTGTTAATTCACAACTCATAGTATGACTCCAAATATTTTGCCCTTTCACCTTTTTGAAAGGGCTTTTTTTATGTCTTAACAACACACTCCAAAATTATATAAAACACTTCATTCTTAAAATTAATTAACTTCATATTATTTATGAAAAAATATATAAATTAATGAACATTGACATAAAAATAAAGTTAGGAGTACATTAAGCAATAATCATTAAAAGTAATCATAAATATAAAGGATTATTTTATGTTTGCGAAACTCTCCTACTACGCCCATTCCGCCCAAGACGAACTCGGCAATCTCTTACCTTACGAACATTGGCAAACCTTACAAAGCCATTCTGTCAATGTTGGTGAAATGGCGGCGGTGCATTGGAAGCCGGCGATTCGGTGGGTGATTGACCGGATTTATGTGTTGAAACCGATTCGGTTTGAGTCGGTGCGACGCAATGAGTTGGGCGGCAAGATTTCGGCGGGTAAGGTTAGCGGCGCGATGAAGCGTAAATCGATCGACCCGATTGTGCCGTTGGAGGTTTCCATCACCCGCATGGCGGTAACTAACGAAAAAGACTTGGAAAAAGAACGCACTATGGGGCGCAAATACATCGTCCCTTACGCGCTCTACCGCGTGCACGGCTTTATCTCCGCCAACCTTGCTGCTAAAACCGGTTTTTCAGACGACGACTTAGCCAAACTCTGGCAAGCCCTGACGCTGATGTTTGAACACGACCGCTCCGCCGCCCGTGGCGAAATGGCGGCGCGCAAACTGATTGTTTTCAAACACGACAGCGCGCTCGGCAGCCAGCCTGCACATAAACTGTTTGACGCCGTGAAGGTCGAACGCGTAAACGGCGAATCAGGTACGCCCGCAAGCGGTTTTGGCGATTACAACATCAGCGTGGTTTCAGACGGTCTGAATGGCGTGAGTGTGGAAGAATATCTGTAAAAATGTCTGAAAAAAAGACAGCTTGTATTGCAGAAGTCGGTAGGGTGGGCTTCAGCCCACCGTTTCAACAAATATAAAGGATTGATTAAAGCCCATCCTGCAAAACTATTACAAATAAATCTCATAAAGCCCTTATTCAACAAATGAACATATATTGTGTTATTTTATGTGTTTATATTTGTGTTATTTAATGGTATAATAGCTTCGTTAATATGAAAGGAGCATTCAGTGAAAAATTTTATCCAAAACCTAGAAAACGAGTTTGTTGAAAAAAATCAGGAAAAAACAACGTTCAGTATTCGCCTTTCTGTAAAAGAAGATTTGATCTTGCAGGAAATTGCTGAAAGTTTTGATCTTTCGCGGCAGGAACTATTGCATCGTCTGATTACAGAGCAAATTATCGTTCCATGGAAACAACGCTTTGAGGCACAGGCAAATGAAGAGCTTGAACTGGATGGAGAGGAGTCAACTCAATATTTTTTGCTGAACACAAATAAAGTCAATGATATCGACGATCATAAATTTATGTTAGAAAAACAGGTAGCTGCGGCATTTGAAGATGGTTATAAAGAAAAAATTGCCAAATTCAAAAAAGGTGATTGGGTATTTTTATATGAGTCAGGGCAAGGAATCGTGGCATTTGGCCAGGCATCAGGTAAGCTAGAAAAAGCACCACATTATGGGCGGGAGGACAAAACCTATTATCAGCGCTTGGACGGTTTTACCTGTTTACCAAAAGCTATTAAAGCTAGTGAAGTCAAAAAGATTTTAAGCCGTTCTTTTCCCTTTGCTCAAACCTTGGCGCGAATTGTTGATGGGGAAAAATTATTATCAGAAATTAAAAAGCGATAAACATACATTATGTAAATTATTCC
This is a stretch of genomic DNA from Haemophilus parainfluenzae. It encodes these proteins:
- the yegQ gene encoding tRNA 5-hydroxyuridine modification protein YegQ — translated: MTTPFKPELLSPAGSLKNMRYAFAYGADAVYAGQPRYSLRVRNNEFNHANLKIGIDEAHALGKKFYVVVNIAPHNSKLKTFIKDLQPVIDMGPDALIMSDPGLIMLVRENFPDIDIHLSVQANAVNWATVKFWKQMGLTRVILSRELSIEEIAEIRQHVPDIELEIFVHGALCMAYSGRCLLSGYINKRDPNQGTCTNACRWEYKMEEGTTDEVGNIVPKIDPAQQIEVKNVAPTLGEGAVTDKVFLYTESQKPDEQMTAFEDEHGTYFMNSKDLRAVQHVEKLTALGVHSLKIEGRTKSFYYCARTAQVYRKAIDDAAAGKPFDESLMDTLESLAHRGYTEGFLRRHTHDEYQNYEYGYSISERQQFVGEFTGKRNEQGMAEVAVKNKFLLGDEVEMMTPQGNIIFKIEKMLNRKNENVEAALGDGHFVFLDVPQDVQLDYALLMRNLVNTNTRNPHY
- the cas7c gene encoding type I-C CRISPR-associated protein Cas7/Csd2 codes for the protein MKRKSIDPIVPLEVSITRMAVTNEKDLEKERTMGRKYIVPYALYRVHGFISANLAAKTGFSDDDLAKLWQALTLMFEHDRSAARGEMAARKLIVFKHDSALGSQPAHKLFDAVKVERVNGESGTPASGFGDYNISVVSDGLNGVSVEEYL